In Nostoc sp. GT001, a genomic segment contains:
- a CDS encoding mechanosensitive ion channel family protein, translated as MMEWIIPIAFILAGLLAGIIGEKVIFKKLEIFVKNKRIAGGNIIFYSLHRMTFIWFVIAGFFWAILSAPLRPDIAIVLQKVLTIALLYSVTLVLAKLTAGFLNLYIRRAEGVPTSLISNLAKITVLVLGTLIILQTVGVQITPIVTTLGIGGLAVGLALQDTLANLFSGFYLIISKQVRTGDYVKLDAGHEGYVIDISWRNTTIKEISNNVVIVPNSKLSSAIFTNYHLPAKEITLTMDVGVSYDSDLEQVEKVTVEVAKEVMQEIAPDLKENEPYIRFHTFNDFSIDFTLYMRVSEYFDQRIGKHLFVKKLHKRYQQAGIQIPFPIRQVYMQDNSAM; from the coding sequence ATGATGGAATGGATTATACCGATTGCATTTATTCTAGCTGGCTTATTGGCTGGAATAATTGGTGAAAAAGTTATCTTCAAAAAGCTGGAAATATTCGTTAAGAATAAACGAATTGCCGGGGGTAATATTATATTTTACTCTCTGCACCGCATGACATTTATTTGGTTTGTCATTGCCGGNTTTTTTTGGGCAATTTTGAGCGCACCCCTAAGACCTGATATTGCGATCGTACTGCAAAAAGTTTTGACGATTGCATTGCTGTATTCTGTAACGCTAGTTTTAGCCAAATTGACTGCTGGTTTTCTTAATTTATATATTCGTAGAGCAGAAGGGGTTCCCACATCACTAATTTCTAACCTTGCTAAGATTACTGTTTTAGTTTTGGGAACATTAATCATTTTGCAAACGGTAGGTGTTCAAATTACACCAATAGTTACTACTTTAGGTATTGGTGGTTTAGCAGTTGGTTTGGCACTTCAAGACACACTGGCAAATTTGTTTTCTGGTTTTTACTTAATTATTTCTAAGCAAGTTAGAACCGGAGACTATGTAAAATTAGATGCTGGACATGAGGGATATGTGATAGATATTTCTTGGCGCAATACGACGATTAAAGAAATTTCAAATAATGTAGTCATTGTTCCCAATTCTAAGTTGTCTTCTGCGATTTTCACAAATTATCATTTACCTGCAAAAGAAATTACTTTAACAATGGATGTTGGTGTCAGTTATGATAGCGATTTAGAACAAGTTGAAAAAGTGACTGTAGAAGTTGCCAAGGAAGTTATGCAAGAAATTGCACCGGATTTAAAAGAAAATGAACCATATATCAGATTTCATACTTTTAATGATTTTAGTATAGATTTTACGCTTTATATGCGCGTTAGTGAATACTTCGATCAGCGCATTGGGAAACATCTGTTTGTAAAAAAATTACACAAGCGCTATCAGCAAGCAGGAATTCAAATTCCTTTTCCGATTAGACAAGTGTATATGCAAGATAATTCAGCTATGTAA
- a CDS encoding serine/threonine-protein kinase: MELDVRNKHKRVIPLNHHPDFSELGYQVISELGRNREGGRITYLANVLNSKQQVVIKEFCFARADADLSGVKAYEREIEILQQLNHSRIPRYIDSFEIPGVFYLVQEYKNAPPLGLKSSFRPEEIKQIALSILEILVYLQKQVPSIIHRDIKPENILVDEELNAYLVDFGLARIQGAKIALSSFVAGTPGFMPPEEQFGHSLTEASDLYSLGATLICLLTNTRSVEIGKLIDDNYRFNFQQLVPQISPRFRWWLMKMVERNRKRRYANAAIALKALGTIEVVGSATGIDNFISTIKARKRATLLGLATIVTLAAVAGTLISYQSGNTVRQLSEARECQSFDLSSDCQEKIGN, encoded by the coding sequence ATGGAGCTTGATGTGCGTAATAAACATAAAAGGGTAATTCCCTTAAATCACCATCCAGATTTTTCAGAACTTGGCTATCAAGTCATCAGTGAACTAGGACGCAATAGAGAAGGGGGACGCATTACTTATTTAGCTAATGTCCTCAACTCTAAGCAACAGGTAGTGATTAAAGAATTTTGTTTTGCTCGTGCGGATGCTGATTTATCAGGTGTGAAAGCTTATGAGCGCGAAATCGAAATCTTGCAGCAACTAAATCATTCTCGCATCCCTCGCTATATAGATTCTTTTGAAATACCAGGGGTTTTTTATCTAGTGCAGGAATATAAAAATGCCCCGCCTTTAGGCTTAAAAAGCAGCTTTCGTCCTGAAGAAATAAAGCAAATTGCTCTGTCAATCTTAGAAATTTTGGTTTATCTGCAAAAGCAAGTTCCCTCAATTATTCATCGGGATATTAAGCCAGAGAATATTTTGGTTGATGAAGAACTAAATGCTTACTTGGTGGATTTTGGGTTGGCTAGAATACAGGGTGCAAAAATAGCTCTGAGCAGCTTTGTCGCCGGAACTCCAGGTTTTATGCCTCCAGAAGAACAGTTTGGTCATTCTCTGACTGAGGCATCAGATTTATATAGTTTAGGAGCAACGCTAATTTGCTTACTTACTAATACCCGTTCTGTTGAGATTGGCAAATTAATTGATGATAACTATCGCTTTAATTTCCAGCAATTAGTTCCTCAAATTAGTCCGCGTTTCCGGTGGTGGTTGATGAAAATGGTGGAACGTAACCGAAAACGTCGTTATGCTAATGCGGCTATTGCTTTAAAAGCACTTGGGACAATTGAGGTTGTTGGTAGTGCCACTGGGATAGATAATTTCATCAGTACAATTAAAGCTAGAAAACGAGCTACTTTGTTGGGACTAGCTACTATTGTTACACTGGCTGCGGTTGCCGGAACTTTGATAAGTTATCAGTCTGGTAATACGGTTAGGCAATTGTCGGAAGCTAGAGAATGTCAAAGTTTTGATTTAAGCTCTGATTGCCAAGAAAAAATCGGAAATTAA
- a CDS encoding S-layer homology domain-containing protein: MSKFVIAATSVAIFSPISSAYAALGFSTIVAQITDNSTEQQLLAHKEVETRNHTTIQRQTVITESRNVSVKAKKTGFSLAIWQPSGNFSEVIARISVKSKSGQGYLKEQFLGDYKYKIKQKAKFVKGLKASDRIVVRLYDVQNRFIGYSEFECLPANTTVNLILSAKPREYQVVRTVYGVDADQNGTIDAGTNTYDYFTQVRNQRVIFLSSSQTFQGSQFQVEGLSKIAGTSVYPVSFTQGDYALVRQSFVNIFNSDLAKVLQTTPGNLVQVIEVSDNSSYDISQMLMNYRQVRLSRPFQVEFSDISTDYWAKDFIAELASMEILEGFPDGTFRPDAPVTRAQFAAMLRKAFAKGKIRQAVAFKDVSTRYWAYNAISEVYQMGFLNTVIGKDFNPTQRLSRLDILVALARGLNYQSSGSTDTILSVYSDATTIRSEYRSLIAALTQRGIVVNYPNVNLLNAERVATRSEVSALVYQALSSTGQVANISSQYVVGQQQVAVEQQTETSRARIKPRRHCNQGIGNGAEGCDPGNSRPHGGSNDEGGRTPGNK, encoded by the coding sequence ATGAGCAAATTTGTTATTGCTGCAACCTCTGTAGCAATATTTTCGCCAATATCTTCTGCCTATGCAGCTTTAGGGTTCTCTACCATCGTCGCTCAAATAACAGATAATTCCACAGAACAACAACTTTTAGCCCATAAAGAAGTAGAAACAAGGAATCACACCACTATCCAACGGCAAACTGTGATTACAGAAAGCCGTAACGTTTCGGTAAAAGCGAAAAAAACAGGTTTTAGCCTTGCCATTTGGCAACCATCTGGTAATTTTTCAGAAGTGATTGCTCGCATTTCTGTTAAAAGTAAAAGTGGCCAGGGCTATTTAAAAGAGCAGTTTTTGGGTGATTACAAGTACAAGATTAAGCAAAAAGCAAAATTTGTTAAGGGGTTAAAAGCTAGCGATCGCATCGTCGTGCGATTGTATGATGTTCAAAACCGTTTTATTGGCTACAGCGAATTTGAATGTTTGCCAGCAAATACCACAGTTAACCTGATTTTGTCAGCCAAACCTAGAGAATACCAAGTAGTTCGCACTGTTTATGGTGTTGATGCTGACCAAAACGGCACTATTGACGCAGGTACTAACACTTACGACTACTTCACCCAAGTCAGGAACCAACGTGTTATTTTCCTGAGCAGTTCCCAAACTTTTCAAGGTAGTCAGTTCCAAGTAGAAGGTTTGTCAAAAATTGCCGGAACCAGCGTTTATCCCGTCTCTTTTACTCAGGGTGATTATGCTTTAGTGCGTCAGTCCTTCGTGAATATCTTTAATTCCGACTTGGCAAAGGTTTTGCAAACTACTCCTGGCAACTTGGTACAGGTGATTGAAGTCAGCGATAACTCTAGCTACGACATTAGCCAAATGCTAATGAATTATCGCCAAGTTAGACTGTCTCGCCCTTTCCAAGTTGAGTTTTCTGATATTTCTACAGACTACTGGGCTAAAGATTTTATTGCCGAATTGGCCTCAATGGAAATTCTCGAAGGTTTTCCTGATGGGACTTTCCGCCCGGATGCACCAGTAACTCGTGCCCAATTTGCGGCAATGCTGCGGAAAGCGTTTGCCAAGGGGAAAATTCGCCAAGCAGTAGCATTTAAGGATGTCTCAACTCGATATTGGGCATACAATGCCATCAGCGAAGTTTATCAAATGGGCTTTTTAAACACTGTTATTGGCAAGGATTTCAACCCCACTCAAAGGCTTTCTCGCCTTGATATTTTGGTAGCATTAGCGCGGGGATTAAATTATCAAAGCAGTGGTTCCACGGATACGATATTATCTGTTTATAGTGATGCAACTACTATTCGTAGTGAATATCGCAGTCTGATTGCTGCTTTGACACAACGCGGTATAGTCGTCAACTATCCCAACGTGAACTTGCTAAATGCTGAACGGGTAGCAACTAGGTCTGAAGTGTCTGCTTTGGTATATCAAGCTCTGTCTAGTACTGGACAGGTAGCAAACATCTCCTCGCAGTACGTCGTTGGACAACAACAAGTTGCAGTTGAGCAGCAGACTGAAACTTCAAGGGCGCGCATCAAACCGCGTCGCCATTGCAACCAAGGAATTGGTAATGGTGCTGAGGGTTGCGACCCAGGTAATTCCCGTCCTCACGGTGGTAGTAACGACGAAGGTGGACGTACCCCTGGTAATAAATAA
- a CDS encoding histone deacetylase: MDLPIIYHPDYIAPLPEGHRFPMSKFRQLYELLLADGVANQEQFHTPELPPLELIELVHTPSYVQAYCEGTLDPKAQRRIGLPWSPALANRTCVAVGGTILTAKLALSQGLACNTAGGTHHAFPSYGSGFCIFNDLAIGCRVLQKFGLVQKILIVDLDVHQGDGTAFIFQDDDSVFTFSMHCEVNFPGTKQNSDLDVPCLMGMEDDAYLQTLANYLSDLLSKVKPDLVFYDAGVDPHIGDRLGKLALTDAGIFRREMQVLSTCMSSGYPVACVIGGGYADDMKSLVWRHSLLHRAASEVYHQYKL, translated from the coding sequence ATGGACTTGCCAATTATTTACCACCCAGATTACATTGCTCCTCTACCTGAAGGACATCGCTTTCCGATGTCTAAATTCCGACAACTCTATGAATTGCTGTTAGCCGATGGTGTAGCGAATCAAGAACAATTTCACACCCCTGAACTTCCGCCACTAGAATTGATAGAGTTAGTCCATACCCCAAGCTACGTTCAAGCTTACTGTGAAGGAACCCTAGACCCCAAAGCACAGCGACGCATTGGTTTGCCTTGGAGTCCAGCATTAGCAAATCGTACTTGTGTAGCGGTAGGTGGTACGATACTGACTGCAAAACTGGCACTAAGTCAGGGTTTAGCTTGTAATACGGCTGGTGGAACTCATCATGCCTTTCCTAGTTATGGGTCTGGTTTTTGTATTTTCAACGATTTAGCGATCGGCTGTCGCGTTTTACAAAAATTTGGACTCGTCCAAAAAATCCTCATTGTCGATTTGGATGTCCATCAAGGAGACGGTACAGCTTTTATTTTCCAAGACGACGATAGCGTTTTTACTTTCTCTATGCACTGCGAAGTCAATTTCCCCGGTACTAAACAAAACAGCGATTTGGATGTTCCTTGCTTGATGGGAATGGAAGATGACGCTTATTTACAAACCTTGGCGAATTATCTATCAGATTTATTGTCTAAAGTCAAGCCAGACTTAGTATTTTATGATGCTGGTGTTGACCCTCATATAGGCGATCGCTTGGGAAAATTAGCCCTTACCGATGCTGGCATTTTTCGCCGGGAAATGCAGGTTTTGAGTACCTGTATGAGTAGCGGTTATCCTGTCGCCTGCGTTATTGGCGGCGGTTATGCTGATGACATGAAATCCCTAGTTTGGCGTCATTCCCTGCTGCATCGTGCTGCCAGTGAAGTTTACCATCAGTACAAACTATAG
- a CDS encoding VOC family protein codes for MSDLGFTHIALAVSDVDASISFYAKYAQMTVVHHRIDQATQSDVAWISDLTRPFVIVLIKVAKVEGALLPQSHLGVAYQNRGEIDRLCNEARTEGILLAGPNDWGHPVGYWAYLQDPDGHTLEISYGQEISFTVEQARDAINRVS; via the coding sequence ATGTCCGATCTTGGTTTTACTCACATTGCACTTGCAGTCAGTGATGTTGATGCAAGTATCTCATTTTATGCAAAGTATGCTCAGATGACAGTCGTGCATCATCGCATTGATCAAGCGACTCAATCAGATGTTGCTTGGATTAGTGACCTGACTAGACCTTTTGTGATTGTCCTAATTAAAGTAGCGAAAGTAGAAGGCGCACTTTTACCACAATCCCATCTTGGGGTAGCTTATCAGAATCGTGGGGAAATCGATCGCCTGTGCAATGAGGCACGCACTGAGGGAATATTGTTGGCTGGGCCAAATGACTGGGGCCATCCGGTTGGTTACTGGGCTTATCTTCAAGACCCAGATGGTCATACATTAGAAATTTCCTATGGTCAGGAAATTAGTTTTACAGTCGAGCAAGCTAGAGACGCGATTAATCGCGTCTCTTAA
- a CDS encoding MBL fold metallo-hydrolase, which translates to MFLTWLDSNSWLLEIGEKRILIDPWLVGSLIFSNLEWLFKGSRSQERPIPDNIDLILLSQGLEDHTHPPTLKQLDHSIKVVASPNAAKVVQQLGYTQVTVLPHGETFTLDNQVEIKAFPGSPIGPTLVENSYLLKELESGLTVYYEPHGYHSPQLQQAAPIDVVITPFIDMTLPLLGPIIKGKNSSLEVVKSLKPQVILPTAAGGDIFFEGLLMKLIQTKGSSEEFRSLLKENNLSTQVLEPKPGDRFELPLEKRALAI; encoded by the coding sequence ATGTTTTTAACTTGGTTAGACAGCAACTCTTGGTTACTGGAAATCGGCGAGAAACGAATACTAATTGACCCTTGGCTGGTTGGTTCGTTAATTTTCAGCAATTTAGAATGGTTATTTAAAGGTTCGCGATCGCAAGAGCGCCCAATCCCAGATAATATCGATCTAATCCTTTTATCTCAGGGTTTAGAAGACCATACTCACCCACCAACACTTAAGCAACTCGACCACAGCATCAAGGTTGTAGCTTCTCCCAATGCAGCCAAGGTAGTACAGCAATTAGGTTACACTCAGGTAACAGTATTGCCTCATGGTGAAACTTTCACTTTAGATAATCAAGTTGAAATCAAGGCTTTCCCCGGCTCGCCCATTGGCCCCACTCTGGTAGAAAATAGTTATCTCCTCAAAGAATTGGAAAGTGGTTTAACTGTATACTACGAGCCTCATGGATATCATTCTCCACAACTTCAGCAAGCTGCACCTATCGATGTAGTGATTACACCGTTTATTGACATGACCCTACCTTTGCTTGGGCCGATTATTAAAGGGAAAAATAGTTCATTAGAAGTAGTAAAGTCGTTAAAACCTCAAGTAATATTACCTACTGCGGCTGGTGGGGATATATTCTTTGAGGGATTGTTGATGAAACTTATTCAGACTAAAGGAAGTAGTGAAGAATTTCGTTCGTTGCTAAAAGAGAACAATCTTTCAACGCAGGTACTTGAACCGAAACCAGGCGATCGCTTTGAACTACCATTAGAAAAACGAGCATTAGCAATCTAA
- a CDS encoding type I restriction enzyme HsdR N-terminal domain-containing protein, translated as MSDLEKQSLNQVKAEYLHLSRYQILEPVVKMVVLSPLLRLAGFYQPPFYIASEEEVRISSEDEGTIIRGRIDILVFHPPFWVLVIEAKRADYSLVPAIPQALAYMLADATSAKPVFGFITNGSEFQFIKLTKQSTPRYALSYTLSLNRLSLPTSFKVR; from the coding sequence TTGAGTGATTTAGAAAAGCAATCTCTCAACCAAGTCAAAGCAGAATATTTGCATTTATCCCGCTACCAAATTTTAGAACCTGTAGTCAAAATGGTGGTGCTATCTCCACTATTGCGTCTAGCAGGTTTTTATCAACCGCCTTTTTACATTGCGTCGGAAGAAGAGGTAAGAATTTCTTCTGAAGACGAAGGCACAATTATTAGAGGACGTATTGATATCTTGGTGTTTCATCCTCCATTTTGGGTTCTCGTTATTGAGGCGAAACGAGCAGATTACTCCTTAGTGCCAGCAATTCCACAAGCATTGGCTTATATGTTGGCAGATGCAACTTCGGCTAAACCTGTTTTTGGGTTTATCACCAATGGTAGTGAATTTCAATTTATTAAGTTGACTAAACAGAGTACACCGAGATATGCCTTATCTTATACACTGTCGCTTAATCGCTTGTCATTACCAACATCTTTTAAAGTGAGGTAG
- a CDS encoding translation initiation factor IF-2 N-terminal domain-containing protein has translation MNNGKLRIYELAKELNLDSKKLLVICEKLKIAVKSHTSAISESDAERIRIAINKLTAKSSKTKTTSEDWGYMFIASAIDSFIRHLEGEAALKSYSEFRERRDRANELMYECVGKKPSLFYVRRKGAGKEAREEIWDLTIATDSDDFQLPTRLEKLRKTLGFRAAVPKDGRGGLKILSAQLLQLSRGHVDSYAIPCRLRLLPNHQHHLDIAPTTLKRIAAAPVCGENVPTEDQLKAWKAFLQIEEKIAKARQFCVRYVSHNYNFKRRISFEIDVGSATLDGFYQNSLDVENFWERARRTKNEDLKLFETAPVGKNWISGRQLGTVEEVDPNRCVISLRLERDLAEFMAAERYKLPDTGFLCFEAVGDIQQIQRKKKALDDLNNGYTQNPYLGNFLFDASQARQIKTTVELQPQDLLLSSANPGQKAAVEKVLAAQDLVLIQGPPGTGKTTVIAEICYQIALRGGRTLIASQANLAVDNALSRLVHNPVIRAVRKGRAEKVGEEGQPFLEDQVIGRWLENTATDCENNLTQRLENIKIFTQLLASSQRFAAYFQAEEEFNHQQTKFNKNXGKTRGKLSKSRKILQRNCRKTEQVESLITKLENILNTLPNINWEASEVTDFLPLLKPYTEGNSLVEEFLANVRQTIKYTDELGFVRPALGAFGLAVWLRETVAREISGFKTALTYAQEASKAILEVAASVEVVKQNFASLNQLQPNYQQYLAKLQNIQQTIQIWQNRQREIDYIISAVKEWKSTAHSHLYQTLKECHQSGLPLTENLVDLPLGLLMFANTLKLPIVPKNYKINLPEWEVLAKAIAYEIDGGFTDRQGKQHNFSYFLQQNFSQIPMVLSKSDTYGGQSLRTQWQETYQQFNNYQLLNPKQRKLLVENTXGFLVRIQRTYGASWEWNNIDSTLTRLTEELLDTILANARQCVLKVKTETEQQLQHLQRQLNELQKNEVSQQQISITQAEVEKAQQDANFQLGQAINILQELNQKNIPAQLRILVEKYLATQSNIWEHPQEFANQVNFCITSISQLETLISSLEPFAVLEIIKHYLNEHLSKLKVETETSLQQLQKLQINLREIEQKLQPQPSENLREERSWWLTEWQAIPDKFKPENSQADLFSIEFLRNINTQFESWQQQLQTDETYLNKYQNFVQDWIGKLREPTEGDRDDLRRIYLDNANVVGITCVQAANRGFSEEFKSFDVVIIDEVSKCTPPELLIPALKGKKLVMVGDHRQLPPMLDTSTLEEVAQTIGNTRDELQFLEESLFKSQFESADESIKQMLTTQYRMHPFIMGAINQFYEGKLESGILEPDTKRAHHLADEIIRESHHILWVKTPIENQFLEQKNGTSYFNTPEIDAIERLCQQFENTWASKVANGEPKKEIAVITFYGAQLRKIDERLQSELFPSLEIRTGTVDRFQGMERPVVIVSMVRNNSKGDVGFAKKPERVNVAFSRAQELLIIVGCHNLFTHQSGKVGSMYSEVSNIVSLHGGFVDVSRLFS, from the coding sequence ATGAACAACGGCAAACTCAGAATATACGAACTAGCAAAAGAATTGAATTTGGATAGCAAGAAGCTATTAGTAATTTGTGAAAAACTAAAAATTGCAGTTAAAAGTCATACTAGTGCAATCTCAGAATCCGATGCAGAACGAATTCGTATAGCGATAAATAAACTAACAGCAAAATCCTCGAAAACTAAAACAACCTCTGAAGATTGGGGCTATATGTTTATAGCTTCAGCAATTGATAGCTTTATCCGCCATCTTGAAGGTGAAGCTGCCCTTAAATCATATTCTGAATTTAGAGAGCGGCGCGATCGCGCCAATGAATTAATGTATGAATGTGTAGGGAAAAAGCCTTCTCTCTTTTATGTACGTCGTAAAGGTGCAGGCAAAGAAGCAAGAGAAGAAATTTGGGATTTGACCATAGCAACAGATTCTGATGATTTTCAGTTACCTACAAGACTTGAGAAGCTCAGAAAAACATTAGGATTTAGAGCGGCTGTACCAAAAGATGGACGGGGAGGTTTAAAAATACTATCGGCTCAGTTATTACAGCTCTCACGGGGACACGTCGATAGCTATGCGATACCTTGTCGCTTACGTTTGCTACCTAATCATCAGCATCATCTCGACATTGCACCCACGACCTTGAAACGCATTGCAGCCGCACCAGTTTGTGGCGAAAATGTCCCTACAGAAGATCAGCTTAAAGCTTGGAAAGCGTTTTTGCAAATTGAAGAAAAAATTGCGAAAGCGCGTCAGTTTTGCGTGCGTTACGTAAGTCATAACTATAACTTCAAAAGACGGATTAGTTTTGAAATAGATGTAGGCTCAGCCACCCTTGACGGCTTTTATCAAAATTCCCTCGATGTAGAAAACTTCTGGGAACGAGCAAGACGCACAAAAAACGAAGATTTAAAGCTTTTTGAAACTGCTCCCGTCGGCAAAAATTGGATTAGCGGTCGTCAATTAGGGACTGTTGAAGAAGTTGACCCCAACCGTTGTGTTATCAGCCTCCGACTAGAACGCGACTTAGCTGAATTCATGGCAGCAGAGCGTTATAAGTTGCCAGATACAGGATTTTTGTGTTTTGAGGCAGTTGGTGATATTCAGCAGATTCAGCGTAAGAAAAAAGCTTTAGATGATTTGAATAACGGTTACACCCAAAATCCCTATTTGGGTAACTTTTTATTCGATGCTTCTCAGGCTAGACAAATCAAAACAACTGTTGAACTTCAACCACAAGATTTATTATTATCTTCTGCAAATCCTGGTCAGAAAGCAGCAGTGGAAAAGGTACTTGCCGCTCAGGATCTTGTTCTCATCCAAGGGCCACCGGGTACTGGGAAAACTACCGTAATTGCCGAGATTTGCTATCAAATTGCCCTTCGCGGTGGACGCACTCTAATTGCTTCTCAAGCCAATTTAGCAGTGGATAACGCCCTGAGTCGATTAGTTCACAACCCAGTGATTCGGGCTGTACGCAAGGGGAGAGCCGAAAAAGTTGGGGAAGAAGGACAGCCATTTCTAGAAGACCAAGTGATTGGCAGATGGCTAGAAAATACTGCAACTGACTGTGAAAATAATCTGACTCAACGGCTGGAAAATATTAAAATTTTCACTCAATTACTGGCATCATCACAAAGATTTGCAGCCTACTTCCAAGCAGAGGAAGAATTTAATCATCAACAAACTAAATTCAATAAAAATAANGGTAAAACTAGAGGTAAACTTTCAAAATCAAGAAAAATATTACAACGAAACTGTAGAAAGACAGAACAGGTTGAATCACTAATTACAAAATTAGAAAATATATTAAATACTTTACCAAATATCAACTGGGAAGCTTCAGAAGTTACAGATTTTTTGCCACTTCTTAAACCCTATACAGAAGGTAACAGTTTAGTAGAAGAATTTTTAGCAAATGTTCGTCAAACCATCAAATATACTGATGAACTTGGCTTTGTGCGTCCAGCGCTTGGTGCTTTTGGTTTAGCGGTTTGGTTGCGTGAAACTGTAGCAAGAGAAATTTCTGGATTTAAAACTGCTTTGACTTATGCTCAGGAGGCAAGTAAAGCCATCTTAGAAGTTGCGGCATCAGTGGAGGTTGTCAAACAAAATTTCGCCTCATTAAATCAGTTACAACCAAATTATCAGCAATATCTTGCCAAACTGCAAAATATACAGCAAACAATCCAGATATGGCAAAATCGCCAACGGGAAATAGATTACATTATTTCAGCAGTTAAAGAATGGAAATCTACAGCACATTCTCATCTCTATCAAACTTTAAAAGAATGTCATCAATCAGGTTTACCACTCACAGAAAATTTAGTTGACTTACCGCTAGGTTTGTTGATGTTTGCTAACACATTAAAACTACCAATAGTACCAAAAAATTATAAAATAAATTTACCTGAATGGGAAGTATTAGCAAAGGCGATCGCTTATGAAATAGACGGAGGTTTTACTGATAGACAGGGGAAACAGCATAATTTCAGCTATTTTTTACAACAAAACTTTAGTCAGATTCCAATGGTGCTATCAAAGAGCGATACCTACGGTGGGCAAAGCCTACGCACCCAATGGCAAGAAACCTATCAACAGTTCAACAACTATCAGCTACTCAACCCCAAACAGCGAAAATTACTAGTTGAAAATACCCANGGTTTTTTAGTTAGAATACAACGGACTTATGGCGCATCATGGGAATGGAATAACATTGATTCTACTCTCACCCGCCTTACAGAAGAATTGCTAGATACTATCCTTGCAAATGCGCGTCAATGCGTTTTAAAAGTCAAAACCGAAACTGAACAACAGCTTCAACATCTACAACGACAATTAAATGAACTTCAGAAAAATGAAGTTAGCCAACAGCAAATATCTATTACTCAAGCTGAGGTAGAAAAAGCACAGCAAGATGCTAATTTCCAACTTGGACAAGCTATTAATATCTTGCAAGAGCTTAATCAAAAAAATATCCCCGCTCAATTACGTATTCTAGTTGAAAAATATCTTGCAACACAATCAAATATTTGGGAGCATCCCCAAGAATTTGCAAATCAAGTAAATTTTTGTATAACTTCTATTAGTCAGCTTGAAACTTTAATCTCATCATTAGAACCTTTTGCTGTACTGGAGATAATTAAACATTATTTAAATGAGCATTTATCAAAGCTAAAAGTAGAAACTGAAACTTCTCTACAGCAACTTCAGAAATTACAAATTAATCTACGTGAGATAGAACAAAAATTACAACCACAGCCATCAGAAAACCTAAGAGAAGAACGAAGCTGGTGGTTGACAGAATGGCAAGCAATACCTGATAAATTTAAACCAGAAAATTCCCAAGCCGACTTATTTAGTATAGAGTTTTTACGCAATATCAATACTCAGTTTGAATCTTGGCAACAACAACTCCAGACAGACGAAACTTATCTCAATAAATATCAGAATTTTGTTCAAGATTGGATAGGAAAATTAAGAGAGCCAACTGAAGGCGATCGCGATGATTTAAGGCGCATTTATTTAGATAATGCTAATGTCGTCGGTATCACCTGCGTTCAAGCTGCAAATAGAGGGTTTTCGGAAGAATTCAAATCATTTGATGTCGTTATCATTGATGAAGTTAGTAAATGTACTCCACCAGAGTTACTAATCCCTGCATTGAAAGGCAAAAAGTTAGTTATGGTAGGAGATCATCGGCAATTACCACCCATGCTTGATACTAGCACTTTAGAAGAAGTTGCCCAAACAATAGGCAATACAAGAGACGAACTACAATTCTTAGAAGAATCACTATTTAAAAGTCAGTTTGAATCTGCTGATGAAAGCATTAAACAAATGCTAACTACACAATATCGAATGCATCCATTTATTATGGGAGCAATCAATCAGTTTTATGAGGGTAAACTAGAATCTGGGATTTTGGAACCTGACACAAAACGCGCACATCATTTAGCAGATGAAATTATCCGAGAATCTCACCATATTCTCTGGGTAAAAACGCCTATTGAGAATCAGTTTTTAGAGCAAAAAAATGGAACTTCTTACTTTAATACTCCAGAAATTGATGCGATTGAACGTTTGTGTCAGCAGTTTGAGAATACTTGGGCTTCTAAAGTTGCTAATGGTGAACCCAAAAAAGAAATTGCCGTAATTACATTTTATGGCGCTCAATTAAGAAAAATTGATGAGCGTTTGCAATCTGAACTTTTCCCTTCCCTAGAAATTCGTACTGGTACTGTAGATAGATTTCAAGGTATGGAAAGACCTGTTGTAATTGTCAGCATGGTTCGCAACAATAGTAAAGGAGATGTGGGATTTGCCAAGAAGCCAGAACGGGTTAACGTTGCATTTTCCCGCGCTCAAGAACTCCTGATAATTGTGGGTTGTCATAATTTATTTACCCATCAATCAGGTAAAGTCGGAAGTATGTATTCAGAAGTTTCAAATATTGTCAGTCTTCATGGAGGTTTCGTTGATGTTTCTCGCCTCTTCAGCTAA